agatcttgaatcgatgctggactgttggtgTAGACCTTATctggccccaaaggaaaaagtcgtaaggtgttaaatcacaagatctcggtggccaattgtgatcacctcttcgagagataacacggccCGGacatttttcccgtaaaagatcgatggttgtccaaatcaataccatccaattccggccataaaaaataattaatcatctctcgatagcgcaatccattcaccgtaactgttgctccagcctcattttcgaaaaagtaaggtccaatgacaccgccagaccataaaccgcaccaaacagtcacgcgttgaggatggagaggattttcaacaataactcttgggttttccgagccccagattcgacaattttgtttattgacgtaaccaccaaggtgaaAATGGGCCTTATcaattaagatgatttttcgatgaaattccggatcattttcatgcatttcaaggacccaatcagcaaagacaagacgttgttgatgatcggcctgcttgagttcttgtgttaactgaactttataggccttaagacccaagtctttatgcaaaatacggtgtaatgacgtttgtagaatggctaattccaaagaacgacgaggaatggacaaacctgggttttcttcaacactttgggctacagcagcaatattctcagttgttcttgagcgaggtgcacgggttttattcttcacatcactaacttgtcccaactcaaatttttccaccaatttctgtattgcggtccgagaaggtgcttcacgtcgacccaaaaatgttttagttttacggaccgtctctgccaaactttcaccatttttatagtgaattttaataatttcaatgcgttgttgaagcgtgtatcgttccattttcattaatggcgtagtttctacttgtcaaaggtcaaaaaataacagcttcaaaagtgacatttaccgaaatagcgtgccgttcaaaataacacctcttattggaaaacccttatATTACTTTTCATAAGATTTCAGTGCACAATGCGAATCACCCCTAAATCTTATTATTAGTaccaaaatgtgaaaatttatcaaaaacttggaaaaaaaagCTTTGATTGTGATTATTTTAAACAGCtcttttagtttaattttagttttttgtacTTTCTAGGTTTCTACgaacgtttttgaacaattaaacgttcatttttattattaaactgtGAATCATTAAAACTAAAGCTACTTAACAATCATTACATCACTATAGTAAGAAAATAGTAATGATTTCAATGGAAACGTGAATCATTTGAGGTTTTTATGGTCAtgagataaaataatattgtttaaaaagaaAGATAAAGCATTAACAATTACAAAAGAATCGAACCAGATATTGTATGTGGAAAACGagattcaaaaatttggaaaagaaagcAACAAGGAATAGAGAAAGTTTTCTAAGAGAAGTGCAATAAAATAATACATCTGGTGCTGTAacgtttatcaaaaaatgtttaactTAATGATAACGAAATTGAGGAGACTACAGATTTATTTAGTGTAGAATTGAGAAGATTTGTGCTTATTGCACTTAATGATAAATTGAACTAAACAAGTTGCGTGAATGGAATGGGTGTGTCCAATTATGTCGTAAATGTTGCGCCAAGATATAtattatcttttattaattatttattaataataaatacataatgaTTATTAAATTTGCAGTCAGTTATTCCCGTTTTTTTATACTTCTTATCTTCTTGACAGTCTATGCGAAATCTACGTCTACATTTTCTAGATCATTTTCCACATTTATTGATCGACATCGATGACTTGGTCGTCTCATGAATTATTTATGAGACTGTACCATTCAAAATTGAGCGTTTAAATAAAGTATAAGATTAAATGGTACTAAGTTTGGCCAGCGGCAAACAGAGAATCTAGATAAAGGACAGTATAATTATCAGTATagtctttcaatttatttatttcgtttctcAGGCCGCTTCTTCGTGAGAACACCTTTAGGATAACTGACGATCTTAATAAGTACTACggcaataaattaattaattagtatATTGTCAGGAAGATTCTGTTATAGATAAAGGTAGATCCATGATGTAacgactacaaggtgtgctttACATCAAGtattcaattgaaatgtttcaaattgtCGCGTTGTTTTGGGAGCGcattctcattggctgcttcccagctggtgcgctatagcacacattgtagtctttacatcatgggTAGATCCATAGATAAATCGAAGCTAATAATAATATCCTGTTGCAATATCTATTCCTTACCCAAAGGtggtatttttttatgattatacTCCGTAGGTACATGTTTTACCTTTGAATGTTCTTCAACGTAACACTTCATTCTTTCCAACACCAATTTGGAGGCCAGGATCTATCAACAAGTGAAGAAATATTAGCATTTTTTGATGCTCCTTCGAGTTTATCTactatgttttaaaaaattcaacttaAGAGTACTTACAAGGGTGATTCGGAATTTATAAGTTTCCTTTCAAACAATGTTATCATAGCTTCATTTCTGCTTCGtctcttatttatttgattgtGGGTAGGGGTATCAGGTTGTTTCATATTGTTTGATGGGTCTACTGTATGTACTGCCTGTACTATCTTTTACGATATGTTATCATATTAATTTCGAGTAAAGAGACTGAAATACGAGACGTATTTCTTGATTGTTGGTTTCATTATCGCATCTTGTTTTCTTCTGCCTGGTTTAATTTAGTGTTCATGCTTTCATTGGAGttcatttattattacaacGGAGACCGTATTATTAGGGTGGCTGTCTCATAGATGGCGCTACTAGTATTAAATCCATATAATTTTCAGTTAGCTCTAACCTTCAAAAGACACGTGTATAAATTTGACTATTAGCTTGTGAGTTATAGCGAAGAAATTTGATAGAGTATTGTTTTTTGGTAAAATCAATACTATCGAAGCATATTCTTGGCTTGAACAATATTATTTGAACTTTACCATAGATAATCAACAGCTGAAAAGTGGTTTGCTGAGTTTATGCTATGCGAAATGAGCACCGAGGACGATGTACACAGTAGACGCCCCAAAGAGGCTGTTATCGACGAAAAAGTTCACAAAATCTATTCCTTTAATATCTAAAGATATTCAAAGAATGAATCgcaaaaactgtttgttttgaGACTAGAGATAAATCGTACTATAAAAAAGGTATATTgaactatattgaaaaatcaaatcaaattctatatatatataaaaagattttcttgATGTCAGCATACGAAGTTATCCGCCCATATTGTTACAagtaaatgtaataaaaatctaccaaatcaatattttcaatacaaaatccTGGGAACTATAAGTCTTCCTCAACGTTTTAGGGTAAACGTCTAAGAGTAGGCGctgattttttctttcatataccaattttgaataattcttcGTTAAACATTATCATCAATGTTTACGTTTTTGGCATTCCACTTTCATcctaatgataaatttattcttttcaaaatgtttttattgtttgataacattttttacGGTGCCCTGGCTAATATCAATTGCTTGTGCAACGCTTTCCAATATTAAGTAATTAATATTTCACCGCATTTTTCCTTCATcgttataaatttgaatttattattttgtatttcaagAGTAACATTCCAATTCTTATTATCATCAAACGATGGaaattctttatttaaaattcttcTTCCATTGTTTTGATAAACGATATGTAATCTAGGGCATTATTTCCAAGCTCAAAGACATCATGAAATTAGACAAGGTTCATTATTACTAAGAATTAGTTGTTAGTAATGAGTTAAATTGATCATATTTTGGATAAATTGATCATATTTTggataaatttcattattcaaatttaaaacattcattttattgTACAGAGTGTTCCACATAAGAACAGACACAGAGCAGAGGCGTATAGGCAAGCCTAAAATATAACGGTTGGAGGcaatttacttttaaaataacatttttgaaactatttcttttgttatttgatCTATAAGAGTAGAAAACGTTCAAAATCTTTTTAGGTTAGGTCACCTCTTACTTCCCGTTCTcaataatattatacaaaatagaaACTTGGTTAGGTTTCAAGTTCAAGGGTTACAaagaaatgcatttttttcgacattttaaACCCTACTGTGAATCCCTATAACTTCCCAGGGATGTAACTTGGTATGTTCCCAATCGATATATTCAATagttcaattcaatataaataaatcgatatttttcacCAGATAAAgtaaaaacaacattttatagaaaagaaattttatttctcaaatatcTTACACTTGTTCTGTATTTCTCCTATAACCAAAATTATTCACATTAACACCAGGTACCACAAATCTTAAAATGAAGATCTGTATATAAAACATTACTCCAGTTAACAAAATTGCAACGGTCATTAATACAAACATCCATATCATAACATTATTATTAACGTAATTAGAGTCCAGCCTTTCAGTAAATGTATCGATTAATTTAACAACTTCTTCGTCGACCAATTTGGGACATACAGTTGTATTAGTTATATAGAAAGTGACGCTGTCGGTTTCTAGAAGAGCTTCCAATTGAGCAATCGTCTTACAAGAAAGCTTGTTATCCCGAAGATCTATGTGCTTCAATCTCGGCGTCCTCAAAATCAAATTCATGTAATCTACATCAACTATTTTGTTATCCGACACGTCTAACGTTATTAAGCTGGGTAGAGCAAATCGACCTGTTACTTTTAACAAACGAATCTTATTTCTAGAAACATTCAAAACTCTCAAATGTGGTAACCCCGTAAACCTTCCCGTGTTTATTTCAGTTATAGAATTATCATTTAGATTTAACGTCGTTAATTTGTATAGTCCTCGGAACAGCCCAACTGGTATATCTCCtaagttattattattcaaattcaactcTTCCACTGAATTTAAATTGCTGAATGTATTAGGTGCGAAACTGTCGGCAGATAGGTTgttaaatgataaattaataatccTCATTTGATTATCAGCTGGCATATTACTAGTGAAATTATACAAGCCATTGTTTTCTAAATTAAgcaaatataaactttttaattgaataaattcatcGCCGTAAATCTGTTTGATGTGATTATTCTTTAAATTGAGTATCCTCAAGTTAATCAAGGGATCGAAGGAGTTATTGACGGATTGAAGATTATTTTCGCTTAAatccaatattttcaagttgtaCAAACCATCAAAAGTACcaggttttatttttgttaatgtatTCTTATTTAGTTGCAACACTTCTAGTAAATGTAGTTCTTGGAATACTTTTGGTTCTAAATCGCTTACAGTATCTTCCATATCTAGTAGCTTCACTTTTCTCACGCCTAAAAACGCTTCTGGATAGATAATTTCGATGGGATTGTGCGCTAGTAGtaatttttccatatatatcATTCCTATGAAGGCTTTTGGCCATATTTTCCTTATGAAACTATTTCTTATGTCcaagttttttatttcgtttcctGGAATATCGAATGTACCTTGTTCGAGAGACGTTAAATTACAGTTAACGCATTCCAAAGTTTCATCTAAATAATCAAATCGATAGTtcgttattctaaaataaaaggAACTAGCGTTGTAACAGATCGCAGTTAAGGATCCTCTTTCTCCGTACTTGCATTCCATCGGTTTTGAATAGCCTAAAGTGGATACAATTGTCGCATATAGGATTCCTGATGCCAGGAGGAtctgaaaaacagaaaattaatcgagattttattaaaaaatttgattacttgttatttttgttattcaaaaatgcTAGAGACTCATAGACAGTCGGGAAACATACGAAATTGAAagggaaaaatttgaaatatttcatgaaaGAGGCTAGAAGACATACGATGTTTGCGCAATTATTctccaaaaaatgaaaaatgttgtttttaagCGCTACGATAAAGAGCTTACAACATCTTGAGGAGTAATCGCTGATGTTcttgttttgaaatttccatGCATAAGTAGCAAAAATTATGATTTAGAATTTACCTAATTTATCACACTGAAAAATTCTCTACCACTGGAATCAATAAGACTTAAATACTTAGGGCCGGTTTCTTCACGTTCTAATAAAgtgccaaataattattaaccaCATAACTTTAGTAGGAACTTTTATTGACGAATAAATGTTTACCGTTTCTTCACCCTAATAGGTTTAAATCCGAACTAACTTATAAGTATCTATCactttattatgtatttaaaaatgttgGTAACACTGTGAAAGATGCCTATATAACAGTCGTCCATGTattgaataaggaaagaaataagCAAAGTGTTTGTGACAACGTGTTAAAGTTAAATGTTGAAGTGGTCGCTAGTTGGAGAAATATGTGTTGgtctgaaaattatagtttatattgaaaataattgagaggaaaagaaaaagaaaacggtcaaaaaatttcatcatcgggcaaaaaaaaaacaaatcttctAAATCCTGAAAAGAAcccatattaaatatttaattatttgtatgacgaatatttccaaaatgaactaatcaaatataggtataataaataaaaaatccatttttgataGATATCAAAGGTTAAGTTTCTAATAAACTCTTTAATTAACACTGCCTAATaacttatttggcaaataactcgatttacTCGGAGGTTTACTTTATTAGAAGGTGAAGACAccgaatttttgattattcggTATATAATAGTTAGTAAGGACTTTAttaggaagtgaagaaaccCGGCATTAGACTTAATTCATACCAGTTTGGACTAATTCAGCATTCCATTTCAGAGCTAACCTCTCGACTCTATTAAATTCATAAGgtaagatataaaaatgattattcacatttctttgaaaaaatattcatgaaatacGATGAAATTTCATTTGCCGAGAAGTTCAATTTAAGAAATACTTTTATACGGGTTTAAGAGCAACAAGAAATGATTAAGTGTCAAACATTGTACAAAATTTGTAGACATTGGCttgtaaataactattatgaAAGTCCATTTTCAGCCAGGGacaaattcaatgtttttaatgtaTATGAATAGGAAATATTGATCCAGACACACTAGCAATAGAAAAGACGCCGACTTCTGCTCTATATTTTTAAACCGAGCCATCAGTGAATATTGAGATTTCATTATCTTTTATGACGgatttttcattctattcttCTGTTGTAGGaattttttctatcttttcCTCGAAGtccttttttttatcatatctgATAAATCCttctttttcttccaatttctcCCATTTCCTGAGGGATAGTTGTATTTCCATAATTAGTTTACCACCAAAAGTGATTCTCTCTTAACCGGAAAGCGTTTTCTAAACCTACACCTGTTATTAACAATTCTATAGGCTACATAGGTCCATATATACCTATATAGGTCCATAGGTTCCCATCACAACAATCAGCCATAGATTATGATAGGCCTTATGATTACTATATGCAACCAATATATCACCTTTGGTTGCCATATTACCTTTGGTTTCAGTCCCAAAAAGATTGCTTCAATTGCTTTTTACGTTGTTTTCTCGACGAAAGTTTTGAGTCTATTATGATTCCTGAGTATTTAGCTTCGTCTGATAGGATATTGAGAATACCTTCAAAATTTGGATTCAAAACGACATAAAACAGCAAGTTGCATTTTACATTGTATAatagatttattaaataataaataaaaactttggcaagtcttttcttttgaaatattgctTTTATACAATTGAAGTGAAAACATCAGAAGACGTTTATAATTACagcataaaaaacaataaaaccaacATGTAAATCGAATAAGGATAAATAACCTAGAGTCACGATGAGAAAAGATTTTGAAGAAGAAACAGGCGTTAGACCTATTATGAAAGAAAGAATAAGAAGATATTATAATTAGAACAGTGAGTTAGTAAACTTTTTATCTATCTAGATGAAAGAATTGATTTGACTAACAGTTGGGTTGTTAATtcgaaagaaaagaaaattccGTAGAACTGCAACTTGCATGAAAGTAACACAAAGTCGATAAAGTTGTAAATAaggaattttttatgttttgaaacaTTCTGTGTATATCATAGCGTTATTAGagcaaattaaaaaatggataaaaaatgaCGGGATTTGTTTATTTACTAAGCAagtaagataaaaaaaaataaaatatttattaatttcatttttcacaaaCAAATTGTATCACAAATTTCTAATATAAGTCCAAACGAATTTGTTTTATCCTTGCAAATAACTGTCGTCGCCGTTGTCGATTTCGGAAGATACCAATCGAGCGGATGACACAGCTCTACTAGGTCGGTTTGAATACATATCTTGGTAAGTACGATACTGCATATAAAACAAGAATCCTATACACACAAACACAACACACATCAATACAATAATAGTAACTTCAGCTCCGGATATTCTAGATGGCATATATTCAGCCGTAGCAATCAACGGttcggtaatattttttagaGAACTTTTCGTCGGCACGTCCACGCATTTAAAGGATCCAACTTTTTCGTTATacagaatatatttgaaattatcttcTTCGAAATACCTAGCCATTTCGTCTTCCAAAGGACAAGGTAGCTTATTATCTTCTAGGTTTAGAAATGAGAGCCTCGGAAGCCTGGAGATCAATCCAACGTAATCGAAATCGATTAATTGATTATATGAAACGTCAAGCGCATGTAAACTGTGCAACGAAAACACTCCAGTGATTTTAATTTctgttatattattatgagaacAATTTAATAACTCCAATTGAGGTAATCCTGCGAAAGTTCCGGTTTGCAATAATCCGATATGGTTGTATGATACGTTAAGCCGACGTAACTGAAATAACTTCTCCCATGTTCTTATACTTATATCAAATATAAGATTGTTGCTCAAATCAAGGTTTTCTAAGTTGTGTAATCCTTTCAAGAATTTAGCTGCCAAGACTTCTATAATATTATTCTGTAAGTAGAGGTTTTTTAATACATTGTTAGGCTCCAATTCCAATACGACATCCTTTAAATTGTTGTTAGCTAAATTCAATTCCATCAATCCagttaaattcaaaaattcgtCTCCTTTTAACGTAGTTATACGATTATATTGCAAATTAAGTATATTTAATGAGGTCATATTGCCGAAAACTCCATTTACGTCTCTTATTCTATTATCTCTGagattaattgtttttataatcgTTAAACCGTTGAATGCGCTTACAGATATAGTTTGAATCAAGTTACTTTCCAAGTTTAGTTCTTCTAAACTATGTAATTCAAGAAACCCGTCGTTTACCAATAGCTCTATTTCATTATGGGATAAatctatatatttgatttttttcacccCCGAAAAAGTGGTCGGAACgattgatttgattttattataacttaaataTAATCTTTCTAAAAATATCAATCCCATAAATCCTTTTGGACTGATCCTTTCGATGCGACTGTTATTTAACCACAAGTTTCTTATTTGATTGCCTGATATGTCGAAATTGCCGGTATCTATAGTTGTTAGAGTGCAGTTTAAGCACAATACAGTTTCATCTAGCTGATCGAATCTATAAGTAGTGCTTCTGAAGTAGTTTGGATAAGCATTAATGCATGTCGCAGTTAGGGATCCCCTGTCTCCGTAGGAGCATTTTGGTATGTCGCTCTGTCCTACTAAGGCTGGTACCGTCTTTTTCACCAGGGTCGTTACTATCAATAGAATGCAGATTTCTTTTATCATCTGAAAACAAAGGACATGTTTTAGTAGAAATTGACGACGTTATCTTCTTTTTATTAGTTTGCCTATATCCAATTTAGATTTTATGAATCTTTGGTGTCAgttctattaaattattttcttattttcttgtttcagGAAATGCAGGGTATGTAGTCTTTATTTAAGTACTAATCCATTCCTTTTATTGctcaaaaatatcgataaatatcGAATACAGTTGGGTtaagttattaaatattatgtttgtgaaaatttgtgcattctaatttaaattttataaagattAAGTTACTGATGATAAAGTAATCAAGTAACAATCGTTTTTTAGCATGCTTTTATTAGTTTGGTGTATATGTACGAGTGTGGCCTGAAAAGCTTCCGACCTCAACGTCAAGATGTCACGATTTGTCAATATAAATTGAGTTGAGTTGAGTTGAGAGATTTTTGCTATAATTCGAGCCATTTGAAACGTTTAATTTTTGCCGAAGTCAATAAAGCAGACGTATTCATCACAATTTTGTGGTCGCATTTTTTTGGAttagatattttgaatatcGGTACAAAGCTGAGGAATTTCGCCACTATTGTAAATTTCTGTTCCAATATTTAGCCTGGTCCTTTCGCCTTTTTATCTGTAGTTTTTTTAATAGCATAATTAACTTCATCATGTCATAATCATCAAGAAATCCATCGATGCATTCTAAATCTGTTATATAATGCTGCGTGAAAATTtgaagatgttttatttgtcgataataattttttttgttatttagatttagattttagAATTTAGATCTCTATCTATTTGCTCACATACTATCCTTTGTTCCTTATCTTTTCTTAATCATATCcaatatttcttgttttcttttgacTGCCTTTCTGCGAAGGTGTCTATCCAATAgtttttgattcatttattgtaatttcttaATACCTTCCTCCACATTTTGCCTATTCATTGGAAAGTTGCtttttattctcaatatttttgtcttattattttgattttaattgtattaaatCATAGAAATGTTGTTTAATATAGTGTTAGACCAGGGCATTTACGAAAttacgtgacaaaattaatagtagaaaaaaacaaCGCCATCGTGTTCTAggggttaaataaaagttatgggcataaaatacattttttgcctatgcgttatttttttaaacaataaaaaaaccaaaaattcagtacaaattttgttttttgcgttttgcgCTGAACCTATGCAAGACTCGtctttgaattgaaaaatcttcaaaataagtttttataaattgaatttcgataattttttgcttagataatttaaccgaaatgggaaaatttttaattctttaaattctttataatttgtttaatttcaaatataaatgtttCTTATTCACTGAAAACCGAGATCTCGATGTACTTAATCAATGCTCTAAAGAAGGGCCCTGTGGCCCTaatagtttttgcaaaatgACAATTAAACCATAGGAGGCCCTTTTTTTCAAAGGGCTATTCTTGCTCCCCGGAAGGTCCTATCATCATTTGGAAAGTAGCGctggaaagaagaagagttgaaCTAAAAATCCCTCAActcagttttttgaatttttttttgacctcaaaaaagtgttcaaaaaaggggtaaaaaaatttataaacattttataaaagtatCGTAATACTAATGTCATATTCGGAAAGCTAGCAAATTAATTTGGGGCGAAGctagacattttttttcaaatcactgcggctttgtttttcaatattcagGAATGTTTTTTGCGTCATTTTGTAGGggacatttgaaatttttatcaataaaagtttcaataatctattaGTGAAAATGTGCATTTGGTAGTATAAGTGACACTGTTTTTGTCCGATGTTCCGCGAAGCCGCGACGGCGGAAGAGTGGGGTTAATGAAAAGAAGCAGAGACGGCGCGCTTAAAAATGATCCGACAGATTTCAAATATGCGGGGcgctgaaaaatattaattatctcaGTAACTATTGAGCcgattttgatctttttttttaaactgggCTAACTCGTTCAGCTAAAATTAGCTGTCACATTagttttttgctaaaattaataattttcccaGAATTTTCCCCTCTatgaattttgcaattttttgtaagactttattaactaaataaatGGTTATTCATACTGGCATAAAATACTTTGCATTCTAGGtggaaatacttaattttatggGGAAATATTACGTATATACTGCTTTACTTGAACGCATTTATaggtttcatacaaaaaatttaaaaatactctttttttgtatgttgtttatgaaaatatttttttttgtacccTAATACtgtgaaacaataatttttcggCTTGAATCTTAATACTACGTAtaacataaatgaataattaatttcaattattaaataaataaaattattgaagctCTGATATTGACATTGGTATTacgatattttaataaaatgtttaaaaaacaataaattgttttttttaccCCTTTTTTgaggtaaaaaaaattcaaaaactgaGATGAGGGATTTTTAGttcaactcttcttctttccagCGCGACTTTTCAATTGATGATAGGACCATCCGAGGAGCAAGAACGGCCCTTTGAGAAAAAGGGCCCCCTATGgattcataataataaacaatttaaaaaatttaaaattttctcctttcggttaaattatctaagcaaaaaattatcgaaatttaaattataaaagcttattttgaagatttttgaattctctacaatattgtcATAGTAACAAAGACGAGTTTTGCATAAGTTCCGcg
The window above is part of the Diorhabda sublineata isolate icDioSubl1.1 chromosome 3, icDioSubl1.1, whole genome shotgun sequence genome. Proteins encoded here:
- the LOC130441226 gene encoding SLIT and NTRK-like protein 2 isoform X2, with translation MLKTNILLASGILYATIVSTLGYSKPMECKYGERGSLTAICYNASSFYFRITNYRFDYLDETLECVNCNLTSLEQGTFDIPGNEIKNLDIRNSFIRKIWPKAFIGMIYMEKLLLAHNPIEIIYPEAFLGVRKVKLLDMEDTVSDLEPKVFQELHLLEVLQLNKNTLTKIKPGTFDGLYNLKILDLSENNLQSVNNSFDPLINLRILNLKNNHIKQIYGDEFIQLKSLYLLNLENNGLYNFTSNMPADNQMRIINLSFNNLSADSFAPNTFSNLNSVEELNLNNNNLGDIPVGLFRGLYKLTTLNLNDNSITEINTGRFTGLPHLRVLNVSRNKIRLLKVTGRFALPSLITLDVSDNKIVDVDYMNLILRTPRLKHIDLRDNKLSCKTIAQLEALLETDSVTFYITNTTVCPKLVDEEVVKLIDTFTERLDSNYVNNNVMIWMFVLMTVAILLTGVMFYIQIFILRFVVPGVNVNNFGYRRNTEQV
- the LOC130441226 gene encoding toll-like receptor 4 isoform X1, with translation MLKTNMIKEICILLIVTTLVKKTVPALVGQSDIPKCSYGDRGSLTATCINAYPNYFRSTTYRFDQLDETVLCLNCTLTTIDTGNFDISGNQIRNLWLNNSRIERISPKGFMGLIFLERLYLSYNKIKSIVPTTFSGVKKIKYIDLSHNEIELLVNDGFLELHSLEELNLESNLIQTISVSAFNGLTIIKTINLRDNRIRDVNGVFGNMTSLNILNLQYNRITTLKGDEFLNLTGLMELNLANNNLKDVVLELEPNNVLKNLYLQNNIIEVLAAKFLKGLHNLENLDLSNNLIFDISIRTWEKLFQLRRLNVSYNHIGLLQTGTFAGLPQLELLNCSHNNITEIKITGVFSLHSLHALDVSYNQLIDFDYVGLISRLPRLSFLNLEDNKLPCPLEDEMARYFEEDNFKYILYNEKVGSFKCVDVPTKSSLKNITEPLIATAEYMPSRISGAEVTIIVLMCVVFVCIGFLFYMQYRTYQDMYSNRPSRAVSSARLVSSEIDNGDDSYLQG